In the Terriglobales bacterium genome, one interval contains:
- the nusB gene encoding transcription antitermination factor NusB: protein MAVKAGKRRKSRELALQMLFQSDMGKQSEEQVRKTFWHERSNVDDSTRGFADDLFRVACDRSQQIDDLIQKHAEHWRMDRMPAVDRNLLRLGVAEFLGFPTTPRAIVINEALDIAHRYSSPESIQFINGVLDSVGKELQAG, encoded by the coding sequence ATGGCCGTTAAAGCAGGGAAGCGCCGCAAATCGCGCGAACTCGCGCTACAGATGCTCTTCCAATCCGATATGGGAAAGCAGAGCGAAGAGCAGGTGCGCAAGACATTCTGGCACGAACGATCGAACGTGGACGATTCCACCCGCGGCTTTGCTGACGATCTTTTCCGCGTGGCCTGTGACCGCAGCCAACAAATTGATGACCTAATCCAGAAGCATGCAGAACATTGGCGCATGGATCGCATGCCGGCAGTCGATCGCAATCTGCTGCGCCTCGGGGTCGCCGAGTTCCTCGGATTCCCGACCACTCCGCGAGCCATCGTGATTAACGAAGCTCTCGACATCGCCCACCGCTACTCTAGTCCCGAATCGATACAGTTCATCAACGGCGTGCTGGACTCGGTGGGGAAAGAGCTGCAAGCTGGTTAG